The DNA segment ATCTCGCGACGCAGAGATGCCAGATCCTTCGCCCGCTCCGGGTGCGGGCGAGTGGGGAAGAGGACGACACGGTCGACGCCCGCGTCGTCGAGCGCGGACAGGTGCGGCCCGAGCGGGTCGTGAACGTGACTGTGCGCATCGATGATCATGATCACCCTCCGAAGGAGTGGGGCCGCGGATGGAATGCGGCCGGGCCAGGCCAGTGTTGACCCCTGACACGGTTGGAAGGTCAAGCGAGGAGACGGGTTCGTGCTGATCGGGGAGTTGGCCGCACAGACCGGAACCAGCGAGCGGCTGCTGCGCTACTACGAGCGAGCGGGGCTGCTGCGGCCCGAACGGCTGCCCAACGGTTATCGGGTCTACCCCGCCTCCGCCGCCGATGACGTACGACGTATCCGCGCGCTCCTCGCCGCCGGGCTCCCCACCCGCGTCATCCGCCAAGTCCTGCCCTGCACGACGGACACGGCAACCGTGCAACCGTGCCCCGGTGTGCTCCGCGCTCTCCGCGAGCAGTTGCAGGCCATCGAGCAGCGGGCCGCCGAACTCGCCTCAGCGGAGCAGGTGCTGCGGGAGACCATCGCGGGCGCGGAGGCGCGACACCCCTCGTAGTCATGGCGGATGGAACTCCGGCCTCCGAGCACCGTTCGGGCCCCTCCCTCCCGAAAGTCCCCCTGGTGCCTTCGAGAACCCATCTTCAGACCGGTGAGAGGCCTGACCGAGATACGGGTCAAAGGGGCAACGGGATGGATGG comes from the Streptomyces sp. NBC_00820 genome and includes:
- a CDS encoding MerR family transcriptional regulator, with product MLIGELAAQTGTSERLLRYYERAGLLRPERLPNGYRVYPASAADDVRRIRALLAAGLPTRVIRQVLPCTTDTATVQPCPGVLRALREQLQAIEQRAAELASAEQVLRETIAGAEARHPS